GCGTTTGCGGCGGCATTCCTTCAGGGTCAGGTTTTACGGCTTTTCCCATTCCTGCTCGGTCAAATGCTTGCCACGCTCGCGCGCTGCTTGGAGCGAGTCGATATCGGGGACGTCACTTCGAAATTCGCCAGGGTCGACTCGGTTGGCCAGAACATGCAACGACTGCCCGAATCACCTAGTTAATTGTGCTGATGTCCAGCAGGATACCAACGGCCGCAACCGCACAACAGGCCTCACCTTTGCCTAATCACTAGGCACGCACTCCCTTCAAGTCCTCGTTCTGTTCACCGAAGGTGAGGTTGTTTGTGCGGTTGCCACGGCCGTTAGCGCGCCGAGCTCGTAAGCCTACGATTCCCTTTAGCTTCTCCAGCGATTTCTCGCTGCAGTTCGAGGAGGGCTTCGTGCTCGCAATTGTCAGCGGCGAGATAGAGCGCCAGCATGCTCGCGTTAGCTCATGACTACGACATTTGGTGCCCTTCCGGGGATGCCTGCGTAAACGTCGCAAACATGGTTAGGTAGGTTTTCTTTTCGGCCGGCGAGCAGCCGTTCCCGGACATTCAGCCGGGGCGGGAGCACTGCGCGATCTGGACTACCAGCAAGTTCGTGGGATTGACGGCGTCGACTTAGGCGGCTACTTGGTCCCCAAGCGCTTCCGTTCCAGCTGTAAGGCATAGCGCCCAAGCGCGCCAGCGGCAGTGTCACCTGGGCGCAGACAGAAACGCCACGTGGCGTTTCAAAGGTCCTATCCGCCCTTCCCAGAAGAGTCGAAGCCCCAGCTTTGCGTCGGCGGAGAACTCGGGGCCGTTAGTTGCACTCACCAAGGGGGACTGAAGGCAACCCGCGGCAAGCGCCCGCTATGCGAACAGCCGCACGGAGAACAGCGCGGCATGGTAACCCGACTCCAGGTAGACAGCGCATAGCGCGTGAGGAGGTGGCCACGCAAGCAAGTGGCCGCAAATCTAGCATCCCCCGGCGGAACGCTTCTGGAGGCTCGCCGATCCAGCCGGCTAGTGCCGCGGGGTCGATGCCGCAATGCTCCGTCATTGACGGCCGGCCGATCGGACCGACCCCTTTCTGAACGAGGCAATTTCTAGGCGGTTTAGCGCGCACACTCTCAAGACAGCGATAGCGACGCGTACGGCAGCAGGCTGCCGTCGTGCCAAGTCGGATATTGCCATCAGACACTCAGTGCCTCATTCTGGCCAGGTCGTTGGTGTGCCGCGGTTGTGGACAGAATCGCCATCTGGATGCGGTGGACGTGTTCCTCGGCGATGGCCGGCCAGGAATCGCGGGGTGACACGAGGGGATGCAACCGCCGGCAAGGCGCGGCAACACGTGGCGGCAGGCCTGGGCCACAGTTTTCATGGGAAAATCCATAGGGCCCGCGCCGGGCGGCGGCAGAGTATCGGACACAGCGCGCATCGAGGCATTGGCTTGATCGGTCATTCGGAAATCCGGTGCCCATGCCGCGGAAGTCCTGCGGTAAAGGACTAGCCAGAACTCGGGGGCCATTCGCTGCCGCGCGGTCATAGCCGGCGACCACGTAGGCGAGTTCCTGCACACTTCTGACACCGAGAAAGAGCTTGAACACCAGCGTAAAAAGCGGCAGCTATGTGGGCACCTCTGGCCAGTACCACTCCAATCGAATCTCGAAGAAAAGCAATGACGCCACCGGCACGGCGCAGAGGCGGATCCGTTGGCGACATCCATTCCCACTGGGTCATCCTTGCCTCGCCTGGGCGTAAGGCGACCAACCGATCCGGTCCCGCCCGAGTCGGTATGGGTCTACACGACGATCGACACACACCCCCAGTCGCGTCAAGCCAGCGGGCAATGTGTCCGCCATCTCCTGGCTCGAACATAAATGGCGAATGGTCGCGCGCCCCCGCGGGGTGATCGCGCAGAATGTGGGCGCACGGCGATGGCGGGAGAATGTGTCACCATTGCTGCGATCTCCACATGAGCGGCAGGACCGCCGTGGGCTCCGCTTCGGGATTCGGCGCAGGTTTGCGCCGCCTCTCCCTCAAAGCTGCTGCGTCGCTGGGTGCGCCGCGGACCGGCAGCTAGTCCAGCCACTGTGATTCCGTCCGAGCCCTGTTCACGTATGCGGAAACGTTCCCCGGCCAGAGCAGCCGGCGCGTGTCCGGCGCAAGGACGGCCTAGTACATATATGGGGAATGCAGTGTGCAGTTGCGCGGGGGAGTCGCGCGCAAGGTCCCCATAAACTGTGTTGCGTCGAGACACTGGCAAAACGGGCATAGTGCCCGTGCTCCAGGTGTGGCCATGTTTTTCCGACGAGATCGCAGCGCAGGCGGAGCCATACGGCCGAATTGCAGGCGTTGCCAAAATAGAGGTTTGGCCTTTGCCTGGTGGCGATGCCACCTAGCAGCATACGCAGCTTGCGCTCGCAGATGAGGTGCCGGGTGCGATGGCAGGCCTGCGCCATTGGACCGCTGAATCGGATGCCGAGTACATACTATGTACTCGGCGCAGGGTTGCCAGTTGCGAAAGGGAAGAGATGCCCAGCCAGTGCATGCGTGGCTAAACTCGTTGGGAGTATTCAAGGCAACGCGCTCCGACAATGCCCCGGCGCCGAGTACATAGTATGTACTCAGCGCAGATCGGAAACGGCGGTGCAAGGGCAGACATCCCTGCGGCGGGGGAGATGGCGACCTGTCGCGTAACGGATGCCTCGGCAACCTGCCGTTCAACAAACGTCGCCATTCGCGGCATTTTGGCCAACGGACAGAGGGCACAGTTCCTCAAGATCCAGTGCAGCGATCTATGGCGGTTCGGGCATTACCCCACCGCGTACATAGTATGTACACCTGCGGGATTGCAGCGCCCGCTCGGGCATCGCAAAAAAGCCCGCTCTCGGCTCACATCTGATTCCGACCGCGTTCCGCCTCTCGTTGAGGTGACGCTGCCGGATGGGAGCGTTCGACCTATCCAGGTCAACTTCTGTAAAAACCCTACCTGCGCCAATTTCGGGGTGCCCGCCGCAGGTAAGAAGTACTCTCGACGGTCCAAACAGCCGGGCGGCCCCACCGGCGGCCATGACTATGGAATGACCGGCAATACCACCAGCACTCCGCTCCTGAAGTGCTTGCTGTGTGGTGAGTTCCCGCCCATCAAGACCAATATCGGGGTTGGCGAGGAACTCGTGAGACTCGCTCGATACCTCGACGCGCCCCAAGGCCGCCTGCTGCAAAACAGAGGGGTGCGCGAACGCCGACGTCGGCTTGGCCACCCACGTGGTCGAGTTCGACGAACTGATGGGCGTCAAATGACAAAGGCCCTTCGAAACTCGAATGGCCTTTGAATCAGCACTGGCTCGGGCGAGCCATCAACAGATTAAGCGATGGCCTTGGCTCTCGGCGGGCTCTTCATCAATATGAAACAGTCAGTTTGGCTGGTGATGAAACATCTGGCTGATCATTTCCCGAATCTGGGTCTCCTGCGCCTCAGTCAGGACGCCAGCTTTGATCTTCACCGTGAAGCTGTTGACGTCCTTCGTGATGGAGCCAGCCTGTTCCTTTCCCGAGAAGAACTTGTCAATACTGCGCCCGCTCGCCGACTCCGTTGTTGCACGACGAGTAGCCAGCGCCCCAATCGCTGAGGCCACCTTCCCCTGATCCATGTTTCCTTTAACGACAAGTGGCCAGATCTCCTTCGCCGCCGCGATACCTTCTTCTCCATGCTTGCGAATGGCCCCGACGAGCGCATGTGCTGCGTTACCACCTAGCAGTCGCGGATGAAGATGGAGGTCATCCAAGATGAAGCTAGGAAGCTTGTCGAATGCGAGGAATTGGTAGAGGCCGGTTCTGGAAAGACCCACCGCTTCCGCCATCCGCTTGCGGTTGGGAAATTCTTTTTCAGACCGCCGGATGGATTGGCTGACTTCAAAGTCAGACAGGTCATCTCGGCTGATATTCTCGACCAGGGCAAGAATAGCCATATCGGAGTCGGAACACTCCACAACGACTGACTTGATGGTATCGAGCCCCAGAATTTTATGCGCTCGCCACCGACGTTCGCCCGCCACAATCTGATAGGCCGACTCAACCCTACGAACCACAATGGGTTGCATCAACCCAACTTCACGAATTGACTCGGCTAGGTCTCCCAGCTTCGCTTCGTTAAAGACCTTTCGCGGCTGCCATGGGTTCGGGACAACTTCCGCAACCGGCAGTTGGGACGAAGTGCCAGTTGATTCCAACTCTTGTACCCGGATTTGAGCCACAGCCAACGCTCCCGCTAGACCAGGCGCGGTCTGCGTGCGGTCGGTCCGCTTGACCTCA
This DNA window, taken from Cupriavidus sp. D39, encodes the following:
- a CDS encoding ParB/RepB/Spo0J family partition protein, producing MSNMREQLLAKTAGIRKTSAIKEDEVKRTDRTQTAPGLAGALAVAQIRVQELESTGTSSQLPVAEVVPNPWQPRKVFNEAKLGDLAESIREVGLMQPIVVRRVESAYQIVAGERRWRAHKILGLDTIKSVVVECSDSDMAILALVENISRDDLSDFEVSQSIRRSEKEFPNRKRMAEAVGLSRTGLYQFLAFDKLPSFILDDLHLHPRLLGGNAAHALVGAIRKHGEEGIAAAKEIWPLVVKGNMDQGKVASAIGALATRRATTESASGRSIDKFFSGKEQAGSITKDVNSFTVKIKAGVLTEAQETQIREMISQMFHHQPN